The genomic interval TTGAATTATACTCGACAGCTAAGGTCCAGACAGATCCACCTTCTATTCCAATATGTGATCTATTTCCCAGCAATGTATTCCCAAAGGGGGAAGAATGTGAATATCCACCAACACAAGATGGGTGAGTGTTTTAAGCTtgagaaataaatgctttcattttgatgtgctgaaaaaaaatattaacgTACAACTAAATGGACAATGAGTAATATGCTTTGggttttatcctttttttctttagctggATTATCTAGGAACTCAGTGAATACAGATCTTCAGGCCAGAATTGTTTGTCTTTTAATTAAAGTGTAGCTAGTATGAGCAGAATTGCCATGAGGGAGGGGGCCCTTGAGACTCAGGGTACCAACAGACTTTCAGTAGGAAGCTTATAAGAAAAACATTGTCTGAATTAGAAGTGAGTGAAGGTTTAAAATTCAGGGAGATGAAACACTATTATGTAGCAGTTTTGTGACCATTGAGGTGCTAACTTTTTCTTACTTGTTTTTGGTAGAAACATGTCAGTGTctccatttaatttaaaagcctACATGGTATATTCTGTactttgcttctctctcttgGAATGAATATATAGTTACTGTAACCTCACCTGTTTTTGTAACTCATAGTGATGTGGGAATAATGTGCAATTGCACTAAACAAGCAACAGCTTGCAGTGATTCCAGAGATCTGCACCCTTATGTTTTTACATGACACTACTGTTTCTTTATGCATTGTTAGAAACTAGGGCATACCAACTTGAATgagttttcctgatttttttttttttccctgtatgaAGTGTTGTGGAAGGTCATATTTTACCTAGGAGAGACACAGGATGCATGGTGTAGAATTAGCTTGAATTGCATACAAACTTGAATGAAAAGACCAAGTATTACTGAAAACTGTGAAACTTCCCAGGAAATATTGAATTAAAGCTctgaaaaaatagtttaaacCAAAGGGAGAGAGTGGGCAAATACTGGTATGTCTGAAAGCATTGTCTAGTTTTCAatggctttttcttctgaatgaaattactttgaaatgttttttattagTTATTTCAAGTCAACGCCTGTTTCTCATAGCATGTAAGTAAGATGAATAAGGGTTTGGTGCCTCCTATAAATTGTGTTCAGATAATATGATTTCATTTGTATGagatgaaaatttgtttttaaggaagctttttcttatttttcaatttgaaCACAAGGTGTACTCCTGTTTATTTATAAATGACTGCCTTGTTTGCATGCACAAGATCAGCATGCTAGTGAAGAGCTTGCACAGGATAGTTCTGACAGGCTGATCCAAGAGTGATTCTTTAATGTTTAAGAGTTAAGCATTTAACATGTGCCATGTTCATAAGAATATGATTTGAGTAAACTAGGAAATTTGATAATAAACAGCTAATGTACGTAGTTTATTAACAAATACCACACTCTTTTTACACCTCTCATACATACTGAGTTCTTGAAGattaaaatgtttgttctgGTTTAACTACTATTTATTGAAAAGAAGGACAAAAGCCATAAAAACAAACCTCCTTTCATAAAAGGATTTAAGTGGGACATCTTTTCTGTACTGTGATGTTCTGCTATGGAGGAAGAATACACACTTCTGAGGACCTTGAAATAGTTTGCTCATGTAATGTGCTTAAGCAAATATGTGCTTATAGTTCTTcctaatttaaatatttaaatcttaaTATGCTACTTAGGTATTTCCTATACGCAACTACTTAAGTTACTAGCTGATTTAATGCCAGGATGTTTCATATTCTGAGTAATAGCTTCATTTTATATATTGGTGGAGCATTTTTGTTCCGTGTCTTGTTCACAGGATGTTTCATATTCTGAGTAATAGCTTCACTTTATATATTGGTGGagcatttttgttctgtgtctTGTTCGGGATGTTTCATATTCTGAGTAATAGCTTCATTTTATATATTGGTGGAGCATTTTTGTTCCGTGTCTTGTTCATGCTGAGGTCAGTAGGGTtttgtctttgatttttttttttaagagttgcACTTCTATTCTTAACTGTTGATGTCATGTGCTTTCTAAAGTTACCTCTCATCAACCTACAATTGTGTATTTTGTGTGAGAAGTTCAACTAGAGGTGGGTGTCATtcaaatttcaggaaaaaaattaaaaaagcagataATCAATACTTCTATAGACAACAGACTAACAGgtttaacatttttatatctccagggttttttgtggttttttttgttttcttttaagcttGTGCTTTTTCTTGAAGACGTGGGAATTTGAAATGATACAACtgggaaggcagaaaataaataagcaataTTTCACAATACACCGATTTTGTTAAAGTAGAATTAAGGAATTCTTGACCTTGCCTACTTGtttctgcctctgtgctgtTACAGAGTCACagactgctttgctttttgaagACGTGGGAATTTGAAATGATACAACtgggaaggcagaaaataaataagcaataTTTCACAATACACCGATTTTGTTAAAGTAGAATTAAGGAATTCTTGACCTTGCCTACTTGtttctgcctctgtgctgtTACAGAGTCACAGGCTGCTTTGCTTTGGAAGGTatcttgaagatcatctagttccaacccccctgccatgggcagggacaccttccacaacttctctggtcaacctgttccagtgcctcaacaccctcacagtaaaggatTTCTCCCTAGCTTCTAATCTAAACTGACCTTTCAGTTTATAGCCGTTGCCCCTTGCCTTGTCACTACATGACCTTGGAAAAAAAGCTCTCCCTTTTAGGTTGGGGAAGGTGCTATAAGGTCTCCTCAGGCTGAATGGCCCCTACTcttctcagcctgtcttcataggagtATTACAGCCATTGTCATCTTTATGGCCCTCCTCTGCACTCGCTGAAACAGCTCCACATCTTTCTTACGTTGAGGGTCCCAGAGCTGAATGTAGTTCTCCAGGTGTGGTCTCACAAGAAtggagtagaggggcagaatcaccgtccttgacctgctggccacgctgcttttgatgcagcccagtgTATGATTTGGCTTTCTgagctgtgagtgcacattgctgggtcatgtgGAGGTTCTTTCCACCAGCACTCCCAAATTCATCTTTATGGCCCTCCTCTGCACTCGCTGAAACAGCTCCACATCTTTCTTACGTTGAGGGTCCCAGAGCTGAATGTAGTTCTCCAGGTGTGGTCTCACAAGAAtggagtagaggggcagaatcaccgtccttgacctgctggccacgctgccTTTGATGCAGCCCAGTGTATGATTTGGCTTTCTgagctgtgagtgcacattgctgggtcatgtgGAGGTTCTTTCCACCAACActcccaaatccttctcctcagagctgctctcaatccatCCTTCacccagcctgtatttgtgATGGGATTGTCCTGACCCAGGGTGCAGAACCTTGttcttggccttgttgaacttcatgaggttcacACAGGCCCACCTCTCAAGCCTGTGCTGGTCcttctggatggcatcccttccctccagcatgcCTGGATTATCTGGGTGAGGATAATCtggggaaattattttctggaattCTTTGATCACTAGAATCTAGTTCACAGTGTGATCCTGTAAAGATTCATACTAGTGAAAACTGCAGGCTGTGAACTGGAGTGAAAAGCTGGACCAAATGGCTTGGAGCAAGAGTTGAATTTCTTCAGCTGACATGTAGCAGGCAGCACATTAGGTAACTGCCAAAAGCTTGTTAGCTTTGGTATCTGTTGGAGGACTTGATGTTTGGTGTGAGGTCTTCATCTGACCAACTGATTTTTCACATACCCTGAAGTACTTAGGCCCTAGCAGAAATCTTGTTGCCTTGCTGAGCTCCCAGGTGGGGTAATGCAGCTTTGTCAGCAAAATGCTTTAGGTCTGATAGAGTGTTTTTACATGTAGAGGCTGTTCTGTCCCCCAGTTGACTTGTGTGAGGTGACTATATGCTGAAATACAGTAAGACAGAGTGGATGGCTTGCTGCCAGTTTGCTGGAGTTTGCACTCAAGTCTGTGACagatggcagagcagctgcccagacTCTGTCAGCAGTTCTTGCTACCAAGGGGTGTTCGATGCTGGAATCCAGAACAGTCTGAAAGGATCCTTGAGTCTCTGTCCccagtgtttttctgcagtgcacCTTTTCCATCTTCAATAACTACTGTGCTGGCAGAAGTCCAGTTTCTTAGTGGCCTTGTGGGGGCCCAGGTGTTGCAGCTcgttgctttctttttttggtaGAATTTGCCAGATTGAGGCAACTTATAAGAGTAGTATGTGTGATGCTTGTTATTGGAGCAATAAAACCATTCAGAAAGGTAAATGTGGGATTTCTCCTTTGCACTTTCATctgaaaaggagcagaaagttCAAGGGAAACAAGAAATAGggtctcaaaatattttgcatccTCTGATCATCCCAAGAAAGATTTATGGAATAGCCTGTTATCCCCCTTTATCTTTGCAActctttttaaatattcaatataaatatatatacttaCATTTGCATATATACTTaaatttgcatatatttatatgttcttagttcaaaatgcagcaaaactgcAGGGCATAGTCTCTTGGCTCACTTGTACCTGTTTTTTGGCTGTAAAGAAAATGCTCAAAGTGCAGCAAAGTTACATGTCTATGAAACAGGCAAAAAGCTACACTTTTGGATTTCAAAGACTAATCCTTTACACTCTGTGTACTCCATTGTTTGCTTAGAATAAACTCTCTTgcattaatttctaaatttgaAAACGGATGTATTTCAGCATCTTTGGTCCCTCTGTCCAccatgcattttcttttaagacCCATCTGCCACCTTGTGTAGCTATGTATTGTTCTTAGTAGTTTTTGTCTTGTATAGCATGTACAGAGTTCTTTGAGTCATCACTAGTGTTTTTTGCACTATTATGTGGTTGCAGCTTCACCATTTGAAGGGTTATCTCTACTTTGTTGTCATAGTAGTCTTCTAGCTAAGTTCTGATGGTTGTTGGCGTacttaaattacatttttgtttgcttttatgaAACTTTAGTTGCATTGGAGTTTTTCATAatgcaaaatatattaaaagctAATCTTATACTTAGtcctatattaaaaaatatttgtgtatttgttcTATGAACCAACCAAAGAGCCACAATGAGTGATGCTCTCCTGTAACAAATGTTAATTCACCATCCAGCCCATTTAGAAAGTAACATTCTGGCATGTGTCATAGTTACCATGCACTGTGTTAGGTGTTATTACCTAAATATTCTGAGcatgaatgaaaataatactGGACCTGCAAGTTCTTATATTTTGAAGATGCTTATTGTTTATGTCAGCAACACTTTCTGGGCCAAGCAGCCACACTACAGTGCTGAGGTTCATCTCTATACAGGAACAATGCTGTCTGAATTAGTAAGattgtgaaaaaataaactttttgcATGAGTAGAGCCTGTTGCAGTTTTTGCCCTGCTAAACTTAAGGTGGAATTGGAGGCATTAATATGAATTTTATATGCCTGTTCCATCTCTTTGAAATCTTGGGGCATCCGTCAAGCACCCTGTTTGTCTGAGCCTTTGGTAGGATATTACTACCTTTCAGAGCTGCTAGTCTGAGGTactgatagatttttttttttttttttaataggcttCCTTTATTCAGAAAATTGTATGAATCAGGATCTTTTCTGTTACACAAGGGAATGTAGACTTGACTGGTTAATAAACACTTCACAGGCTTTAGAAGTTGTAATGATTGCTGTGATTATAGTAACTTGTGtgaaacatttcctttatttttaaggcGAACTGCTGCTTGGAGAACAACtagtgaagaaaagaaagcactaGACCAAGCCAGTGAGGAAATCTGGAATGATTTTCgggaggctgcagaggcacaCAGACAAGTGAGGAAATACGTTATGAGCTGGATAAAACCTGGAATGACAATGATAGAAATCTGGTGAGGACATACATCTTCTGGAAAACCTCTGTtgtagatttttcttcattttccagagGGGGAGAGATTTAGTCTCAGTTTTGTGTGCTTAATTCACTGTGTAATGGGTGTTGGGGAGATTTGTGTTTGAAGTACACAAGCAGTGTTGCCAATTACTTCCTTTAAGTTTCCTCTTGTATTTTTAGCTTAGGCAGCTTTACAGAGCCTGGAATTATACTGAATTTTTAACTAAGCTTTCCAAGATATTCACTTACTTTGATTATATGCTTCATTTAGATTTCAGTGCCTTTGCTactctgcagcagtgctgggagaagcagcaatAGCAGTCGCACTGCTGCCGCTTGCCAGAACTGTCAGGAAATGCCATGTGGACAGTGCAGGTGCAGTCTGTGCCTGGGACTGGGCAAAGAGGCATAAAACCAGCATGGCTGTATGTTCAGTCCAGGGCAGGAAGGTTTGGACTGTGTTTAGTCTTCATTGACTGACTGATGTTTCTGGTGGAAAcacagtggggttttttattattctcaGTTAGTAAGAAATAACTGAGCAAATGGATTCAGATGAACATGAATTTGATTAAGGTTAAAGAAATAATTAGCCTGGACTGATTTTTGTGACTCTTCCAACTATTactttttctgtccttcagttTATCTAGATTGAATGTCTACTGTCCAAGTACTGCACTGATCCAGAACAGTTTAGCTTCCAAAATCAGGTGCTTTCAGCCTGGTGTGACTGAGGACTGTGCTGACAAGAGTAGGATAGTAAGAAAGCTAATGAGAGCTGATCCCCAAGGTAACTGTGCAAGGATAACAGAAAGACATAATATACCATGAGGGAAAGTAGAAGAAAGGCAGCTCACTAGTCTGGGTGAAACAAATCTGTCATAGTGAATTATACAGTTTGACTGTTTTAAGCAGTCATTTTCTCAAAACACGACTATTCTTCCTAAAGTACCTCAGGCTATGGGGCTTTGCTGATTGAAATATgctctcttttttcttatttctttggCTTTCTTAAAATCAGTTTGGTGCACTGCAGTGAGCTGCCGGTTACCTCATTCACTGACATTGAAGGAGAATGCACCGGTGGACAAGTATTTGTGGATTTGCAATAGCTAGCATCTTGAGAttagacaaaaacaaaaaacaaatggTAGTCTCACaaggttttattttgtcattgttATCactcaatattttttaaaaaggtccTTTTATAATCAaagttttttaataaataagagGCTTTACCTCCTTTTCCCACCTCCTTTTAAATCACAGTAATTGTAAAGAATGTATTTCATTTGCCTAAACTTTGGTCATCTAACTTCTGCTTCTCAGGACGAATGGATTAAATGTAGCTTGTAAggataataattttaaacttaGATTAAAAACAATAGAGAGGGACTCATTTTTGCCCAAGAAGGGGTAGAGGAAACAACACAAAGAACTGAGGATTGTTGTGTTGTGCCTAGGGTTTTCTGTCTCCTTAGCATACAAGTAGTTTGGTTTGACAtaaaaacatttgctttaatatttttctgaggttttgttCTTGTATTGATTTATTTGAATTCATCATAAGAAATACTAATGacaactgttctttttttttcctccctcccctctctgcctTTTAGTGAAAAACTAGAAGACTGCTCTCGTAAGCTGATAAAGGAAAATGGTTTAAATGCAGGTCTTGCATTTCCTACGGGGTGCTCTCTGAATAATTGTGCTGCCCACTACACTCCCAATGCTGGAGATCCAACAGTCCTGCAATACAATGATATTTGCAAAATAGATTTTGGAACACATATTAGTGGTtagttttcatttattaaatgaAACTTTGAGAATGTTCTTCAATGCAAATACTATAAAGCTAACTAACTTCTGCTGATTTCAGGTCGTATTATTGACTGTGCTTTTACAGTCACATTCAATCCAAAATATGACAGACTACTAGAAGCTGTAAAGGATGCCACAAATACTGGAATAAAGGTATGATAATTATGTAAGTAATTTGCAAAGTCTTTTTCAGTAAATGTTGTGATTATTTTCCATTCATATTTgcactttattttcagtgtgcTGGAATAGATGTACGTCTCTGCGATGTGGGAGAGGCCATACAAGAAGTTATGGAGTCTTATGAAGTTGAAATTGATGGCAAAACATACCAAGgcatgttcttttctttgtatAGGGATAGTTGTTTTAGAAGTGTGTATCTGTATGTAGATTTGTACAAATATTAATCTTGATGTAGGATATTGAAAAGACTTTCCTGCTAGAAGTATGGTATGAGTCTTGCATAAATACATGTTTATGGCTGACTTGCCTTTCCTTTGGAGAAATGTTCTTGGCTTATCCTTCCAAGTATTGTATCTTTAACAGGTAAGATGAATGCTAAACAACAGTTTTGAGCTGTAGAGATAATTTGATACTTGCTGTTTGACTTTATTAATAAAGTTTTATTACTATTTGAGTTGCTCCTCTTTAATAATGAAGCCTTTCTAAAGCATACAAAACTAACTTGTTTCTTGGCTGGTGTTAGTACAAGATGTGTGGATGGTTCTGTATTTGGTTCCTCTGGAATATGACAACTCACTACTGTACTTTTATATGGTGTAACAAACAAATTGCCTTAAAGGGTTTTACCATTTGTTAGATATGACAACTCACTACTGTACTTTTATATGGGGTAACAAACAAATTGCCTTAAAGGGTTTACCATTTGTTAATGCTCCTCTTTAATAATGAAGCCTTTCTAAAGCATACAAAACTAACTTGTTTCTTGGCTGGTGTTAGTACAAGATGTGTGGATGGTTCTGTATTTGGTTCCTCTGGAATATGACAACTCACTACTGTACTTTTATATGGTGTAACAAACAAATTGCCTTAAAGGGTTTTACCATTTGTTAGGAAATTGCCTGTAATGTTGATGTTTTCTTCCAAAGTGAAGCCAATTCGCAATTTGAATGGACACTCCATTGGGCCGTATAGGATACATGCAGGAAAAACAGTACCCATTGTGAAAGGAGGAGAAGCCACAAGAATGGAGGTAAGTTGagttctttattctttctgttcAATTTCCCCAGTATTGCAACAATAGCATTTCCCgtctttattctttctgttcAATTTCCCCAGTATCATTGCAACAATAGCATTTCCCATGCACTTTCAGTTTGTAATTTTTGTGATCACAATGAATAATTGCAGTGAAATAACTGCTGTACTGTGTAATGCTCCTGTACAGGAGTAGTTTTGTCTCAGTGGCTTCTTCATTTTAGCCCTGGAATGTTCAGGTATCTAACACTATCTGAAATTGAAGCGTTGGAACCctgctatttaaaaaacaaaccacaaaaaaaaccacaaaagaaacCCCCTACTGTTGTAATCTGAATGCCGTAGTAATACTTATTGAAACTTCTGCGTATTTGTGTCTCAGTGTGTATATGTTATTAAATGGAGCGTTGGAATATTGCATTTAGGAGCATGGGAAAGGACAAAAATTCATATTTAGGGGTGAACTGGAATTCAGGAAATCAAACTTTTCCTGACTGACTTGCAGGTTATTCATACtccttgtttgtttcttcagtaACAAAATCTTCTCTCACTCAGGTAGTTCTTGATAAATACACCTGTAGTGTAGTTTGGGATACCTTTTTTTGAGTACTGTTAGATAtagttgttttgggttttttaagatTCCAGTGTGCTATTTCTGTGCAGATACAAAATAATTAAGTGAATTTGTAGCTAATGTGAGAGGCTAGTTGAAAGATGTTGTTTGGATACTGTTCTGTAGCAGGGGAAGGGCAATGGCTGTACGTGATGTGACAGAGTAGCAGTTGGGAAGGCAATATTCAAACATGGAACCTGAGATTTAGCCATAATTTTCACTGAAGCTCTTGTTCTAATGAGATAAGATTTAAAAGATGGGTGATGAGACAGGAAGCTTTTAATTTCGTTCTAAGCCTCGTCATTAATGATCACCAGTAAGTCTATCAGGATAGATAAGACTTGTAAGAGCTGAATAGGCACAGGGTTGTTTTTTGAGGTAGCCTCACTCTCATCACCCAATACTTGTATTGTAGTTGTTGACTTATGATGTGCACAAAAAGACAGACTTTCAACTATCGTCTTATCTATGACTGTGCAAAGGGACTAGGAGTATTGGAAAAGGAAGatagaaaaatgtgtgtgttcTTCTTAGTTTGACTTAGttaatggtttggttttggggagaAGACATTTTTTAGTTTCTTCAGCTCCTGTAGGTTACTTAGGACACAATCCTATATCATTAAACACAGTGAGCTTGGCAATGAAGAATGTGGAGCATAGCCAAGGTCTTACTGTACTGCGCTAATTATAGTATCAAACTACAATCCAGTGAGATTTTTGTGACTAACAGAGCCTCTCATGATCCTTATTCAGAAGAAGTGGGTGTTAAGTCAATCTTGTGGCAGCATTGTGTGGGGGTTTTTGaggatttgtgtttttttaatgagtcaGTTGAATATTTAGGGACATCTTCAAGACTTTGTCTTGAATTTGAAGCCTGTGTTACTGCTTTTCAGCCTGTATTACTGCTTTTCATAAGGCTTCTTATTTTGGGCTTGTGACTTTCAAAGTAgcttaataaaataaacagtgcAACTCATAGTGTCCCTCAGTGTTTGATGCCCCAGCTTGTTAAGTCCCTGTCACAGTCCTGCTGTTAAGGATATTTGAATGCAATTGGCAGAAATGAGTTTGTAAATGGCATTTCAGTATGTTCTTAGCTAGAATTTTGATAATGCCTTTGCAGATATATATCACCTTCATTTCTTGAAGCAATTCATCTTGTGGAATGGAAATGAGCAGGTTAAGGGTATATACTAGCACCTGTTACCATAAAATTCTTGCAGAGATTGGGCAGAAAAGT from Ficedula albicollis isolate OC2 chromosome 1A, FicAlb1.5, whole genome shotgun sequence carries:
- the METAP2 gene encoding methionine aminopeptidase 2, producing the protein MEGALDDIAKQLDKQALEEKEKDDDDDDGEGEGDGATGKKKKKKKKKKGPKVQTDPPSIPICDLFPSNVFPKGEECEYPPTQDGRTAAWRTTSEEKKALDQASEEIWNDFREAAEAHRQVRKYVMSWIKPGMTMIEICEKLEDCSRKLIKENGLNAGLAFPTGCSLNNCAAHYTPNAGDPTVLQYNDICKIDFGTHISGRIIDCAFTVTFNPKYDRLLEAVKDATNTGIKCAGIDVRLCDVGEAIQEVMESYEVEIDGKTYQVKPIRNLNGHSIGPYRIHAGKTVPIVKGGEATRMEEGEVYAIETFGSTGKGVVHDDMECSHYMKNFDVGHVPIRLPRAKHLLNVINENFGTLAFCRRWLDRLGESKYLMALKNLCDLGIVDPYPPLCDIKGSYTAQFEHTILLRPTCKEVVSRGDDY